The Flammeovirga yaeyamensis genome segment TTGCTGTGATGAAAATCAAAGCAGAGAAAAAGAAATGGCCAGAGACTGTTAAAGAACACTTCAATAAAGAATTAGCAAAGCTTCAGCGTTCTAATCCTGCTGCAGCGGATTTTGCTGTTTCTATGAACTATTGTGAGTTCCTTTTGGACCTTCCTTGGGACGAAGTTACTGATGATAAATTCGATTTAAAGAACGCACAAAAAATCTTGGACAAAGACCACCAAGGTTTAGAAAAAGTGAAAGAACGTATTCTTGAATACTTAGCCGTTCTTAAGCTTAAGAAAGATATTAAAGGACCAATCCTTTGCCTTTATGGCCCTCCAGGTGTGGGTAAAACATCATTGGGTCGTTCAATTGCAAAAGCATTGGGTAGAGAATATAACCGTATTTCTTTAGGTGGTTTACATGATGAAACTGAGATTCGTGGCCACAGAAAGACGTATGTAGGTGCAATGCCGGGTAAAATCATTCAGAGTATCAAAAAATCTGGTGTTTCTAACCCTGTGTTTATCCTTGATGAGATTGATAAGATCGGTAACGACTTCAGGGGAGATCCTTCATCGGCTTTCCTAGAAGTGCTTGATCCTGAACAAAACAGTACTTTCGTAGATAACTACCTTGAAGTAGAATACGATTTATCTAAGGTGTTATTTATCGCGACTGCGAACTCTTTAGACACCATCCAACCTGCCTTGAGAGATCGTATGGAGATCATCGAAATTACAGGTTATACTTTCGAGGAAAAAGAAGAAATTGCTAAAAAGCACTTGATTCCTAAGCAAAGATCTGAGCATGGTTTGAAGGCAAAAGATTTCTCTTTCTCTGCTAAAGGCTTGAAGTTCTTAATCGAAAACTATACTCGTGAGTCTGGTGTTCGTGGTTTAGAAAGAACAGTAGGATCTGTCGTTAGAAAAGTAGCTAAATCAATTGCTTTGGAGGAAGAATACCAAAAATCAATTGGTCCAGATCAAATTATCAAATACTTAGGTGCTCCAATTTTTGAGAGAGAAACATATTCTGATAATGATTATGCTGGTGTAGTAACTGGTTTAGCATGGACTCAGGTGGGTGGAGAGATCCTATTCATCGAAAGTTCATTGGCAAAAGGTAAAGGTAGAATCACTCTTTCTGGTCAGTTAGGTGACGTGATGAAGGAATCGGCAACTACTGCCCTATCTTGGTTGAAAGCCAACGCAGATAAGTACGGAATTGATCATCAGATTTTTGAAAACTATGATCTTCACATTCACGTTCCTGCAGGTGCTGTTCCTAAAGATGGACCTTCGGCCGGTATCACTATGTTGACTTCGATGGTATCTATTTTCACTCAAAGAAAAGTGAAAGCGAAGATTGCCATGACAGGTGAGATTACTCTTAGAGGAAAAGTATTACCTGTAGGTGGTATCAAAGAAAAGCTTCTTGCCGCAAAACGTGCCGGAATTAAAGAGATCATTTTCTCAGAAAGAAATCAGAGAGATGTGAAAGATATTCCTGAAAAATATACAGATGGTTTGACTTTACATTTCGTAAAAGATGCTAAAGAAGTTTTAGAAATTGCCTTACTTAAGAAGAAAGTAGAGGATCCAATTAAATTTGATTTACCAAAGAAATAGCAAATTTAATTTCTTAAAATACAAAACACACTTTCGGTTTCAACTGAAGGTGTGTTTTTTCATAAAAGACAATATCAATTAAAATATTATTCGTTTAGGATTATAGATTTTTGTTAATCGGATAATTTTATTTGTTTTGTATCAATATTTGATATGATTTTCTTTCGAGGCTTTCATATTTATACCAAGTATTTTACACACATCACAAAAGTAACCAAATAGATATGAATCCTAAATATGCTGCTATCACTGCGGTAGCTGGATGGGTTCCTGAACACAAATTGACTAATAAAGACCTCGAAAAGATGGTTGATACTAGCGATGAGTGGATCACTACGCGTACAGGAATCAAAGAAAGACGTATCTTAAAAGACGAAACTAAAGGAACTTCAGTATTAGCAATAAATGCTGTAAAGGCCTTACTAAGCAAAGCTAACATAAACGGTGAAGAAGTAGACCTTATTATTTGTGCTACCTCAACACCTGATATGGGCTTTATCTCAACAGCAAATTTAGTCGGTGAAGCTATCGGTACTAGAGCCATGTCTTTTGACGTTTCTGCTGCCTGCTCCGGTTTTATTTATGCTTTAGAAATGGGATCAAATTTTATCAAGTCTGGCAACTACAAAAAAGTAGTGATTGTTGGAGCTGATAAAATGTCATCAGTGATAGATTATAAAGACAGAAACTCTTGTATCCTTTTTGGTGATGGCGCTGCTGCAGTACTTCTAGAACCGGATGAGGAATATGGCGTTGTCGATTCTTTGATGTACTCCGATGGATCTGGTAAAGAACTTCTTAATGTAAAAAGAGGATCCGCTTTCCCTTATTCAGAAGAGCAAGTTATGGGAGAACACCATTACTTCCATCAAGATGGAAAATCTGTATTTAAACATGCCGTGACGAACATGTCTTCTGCTGCTGCAAAAATTATGGAGCAGAACGATTTAACTGCCGACGATGTCGCTTATTTGGTACCTCACCAAGCCAACCTTAGAATTATTGATGCCACTGCAAAACGCATGGGTGTAGGTAGTGAAAAGGTTTGTATTAACATCGAAAAATATGGTAATACAACAGGAGCAACCATTCCATTATGTTTGTGGGACTTCGAAAAAGATTTCAAAAAAGGTGATAACATCATCTTAGCCGCTTTCGGTGGTGGATTCACGTGGGGATCTGTCTACTTGAAGTGGGCATACGATGCAAAATAATTGAGCATCAAATTTAAAGAAGGCGATTCGAGAGAGTCGCCTTTTTTATTACCCTGAAACAAAAGTATCCCACAATCCGTAATCTATTCAGCTTTAGAATCAATAATGAATTTTAATCCATGAAGTTTTATTTAAACTAAAGCATTAGAAAATAAACTTTTTTCGATGTTTTGATTAGCTTTGCAGATTACTAGAAAAAAATTATATCACATATAAAAAATGGAAAATAAAGTAAGAGTACGTTTTGCACCAAGTCCTACCGGACCACTTCATATTGGTGGAGTGAGAACTGCATTATTTAATTACCTATTTGCCAAACACAACGGTGGCGATTTTCTTGTTCGTATTGAGGACACAGATCAGACTCGTTTTGTTGAAGGCGCTGAGGAATATATTAAGCAGAGTTTGGAATGGGCGGGCATCGTAGCTGATGAGGCTCCTTGGAAACCAGGGGAATGTGGTCCTTACAGACAATCTGAGCGTAAGGAGATTTACAGAGAATATGCCGAAAAATTAGTCCAGAACGACCTTGCTTATTATGCATTTGATACTCCAGAGGAATTAGAGGAAATGCGTGAGCGCTTGAAACAAGCCCGCGTAAACACACCTCAATACAATGCGATGACAAGAATGCAGATGACCAACTCTTTGACGCTTTCTGCTGAGGAAGTGAAACAAAGAATTGATAATGGTGATCCGTATGTTATCCGTTTAAAAGTTCCTAGAAAAGAGGAAATCAGATTAAACGATATGGTTAGAGGATGGGTTATGGTTCATTCTCATACTATTGATGATAAAATTTTGATGAAGTCGGACGGCATGCCAACTTACCACCTTGCTAACGTTGTTGATGACCACTTAATGGGCATTACTCACGTAATTAGAGGTGAAGAGTGGTTACCTTCTGCCCCACTTCACGTACTTTTATATAAATATTTAGGTTGGGAAGAAACAATGCCTCGTTTCGCTCACTTGCCATTATTATTGAAGCCTGACGGTAACGGTAAATTAAGTAAGAGAGATGGAGATAAAATGGGCTTTGCTGTATTCCCACTAGAGTGGAAAGATCCTGCAACAGGCGATATCTCTAGAGGTTTCAAACAAGACGGTTACTTAAATGATGCTTTCATTAACTTCTTGGCTTTCTTAGGTTGGAACCCAGGTGATGAGAGAG includes the following:
- the lon gene encoding endopeptidase La codes for the protein MRTKDTLAQGLLSNINNDAIISVISDDVDSDYNLDGIEELEVPILPLRNMVLFPNVLIPITIGREKSSKLVNNAYDEKKFIACIAQKDASEEDPSAEDLHQYGTLVQIVKILKLPDGNSTIIAQSRKKIQLNEVTTEEPYLKGRVSVLEEDFSKISKNEELALESSLKDVAYQILSLNRDIPQEASHALENIRELEFLANFIATNINADVNEKMKILKVSNGKTKVEKLLKLMHKEVNLLEIKNEIAGKTNVDIDQQQRDYYLRQQMKVLQTELGVDGPDEEIAVMKIKAEKKKWPETVKEHFNKELAKLQRSNPAAADFAVSMNYCEFLLDLPWDEVTDDKFDLKNAQKILDKDHQGLEKVKERILEYLAVLKLKKDIKGPILCLYGPPGVGKTSLGRSIAKALGREYNRISLGGLHDETEIRGHRKTYVGAMPGKIIQSIKKSGVSNPVFILDEIDKIGNDFRGDPSSAFLEVLDPEQNSTFVDNYLEVEYDLSKVLFIATANSLDTIQPALRDRMEIIEITGYTFEEKEEIAKKHLIPKQRSEHGLKAKDFSFSAKGLKFLIENYTRESGVRGLERTVGSVVRKVAKSIALEEEYQKSIGPDQIIKYLGAPIFERETYSDNDYAGVVTGLAWTQVGGEILFIESSLAKGKGRITLSGQLGDVMKESATTALSWLKANADKYGIDHQIFENYDLHIHVPAGAVPKDGPSAGITMLTSMVSIFTQRKVKAKIAMTGEITLRGKVLPVGGIKEKLLAAKRAGIKEIIFSERNQRDVKDIPEKYTDGLTLHFVKDAKEVLEIALLKKKVEDPIKFDLPKK
- a CDS encoding beta-ketoacyl-ACP synthase III; the protein is MNPKYAAITAVAGWVPEHKLTNKDLEKMVDTSDEWITTRTGIKERRILKDETKGTSVLAINAVKALLSKANINGEEVDLIICATSTPDMGFISTANLVGEAIGTRAMSFDVSAACSGFIYALEMGSNFIKSGNYKKVVIVGADKMSSVIDYKDRNSCILFGDGAAAVLLEPDEEYGVVDSLMYSDGSGKELLNVKRGSAFPYSEEQVMGEHHYFHQDGKSVFKHAVTNMSSAAAKIMEQNDLTADDVAYLVPHQANLRIIDATAKRMGVGSEKVCINIEKYGNTTGATIPLCLWDFEKDFKKGDNIILAAFGGGFTWGSVYLKWAYDAK
- the gltX gene encoding glutamate--tRNA ligase produces the protein MENKVRVRFAPSPTGPLHIGGVRTALFNYLFAKHNGGDFLVRIEDTDQTRFVEGAEEYIKQSLEWAGIVADEAPWKPGECGPYRQSERKEIYREYAEKLVQNDLAYYAFDTPEELEEMRERLKQARVNTPQYNAMTRMQMTNSLTLSAEEVKQRIDNGDPYVIRLKVPRKEEIRLNDMVRGWVMVHSHTIDDKILMKSDGMPTYHLANVVDDHLMGITHVIRGEEWLPSAPLHVLLYKYLGWEETMPRFAHLPLLLKPDGNGKLSKRDGDKMGFAVFPLEWKDPATGDISRGFKQDGYLNDAFINFLAFLGWNPGDEREFFTMEELIEEFTMERVTKAGTKFDIDKAKWFNQQYLKEKADEELAQYLLEDMKADGVESTPEKAAQVANQLKERVTFPHEIWRDGRFFYEVPSEYDKKTVKKKWKPEGVTVLEDYAATIEGLDEFTADIAKDTFTAVLEKHEINLGKVMPALRVAISGKGGGPDLMIMQEVLGAKEVANRIRIAIEEISKLKENN